The proteins below are encoded in one region of Sporosarcina sp. FSL K6-1508:
- a CDS encoding acetyl-CoA C-acetyltransferase codes for MSNEVVIISAVRSAIGSFLGSLKDIPATDLGATVIKEALKRAGVAPESVDEVIMGNVLQAGLGQNPARQAAMKAGLPETVPALTINKVCGSGLKAVHLARQAILAGDADIIVAGGMENMSQAPYLLKNGREGFKMGDQKIIDSMISDGLWCAFNDYHMGTTAENLCDRYEITREEQDGFSAKSQQKAAAAIEAGTFAEEIVAIEIPQRKGDPLIFNQDEYVKAGTTADKLGKLRPAFKKDGSVTAGNASGINDGAAAFVIMSKEKADELGLTPLATIAANGNAGVDPSVMGLGPVQAVKKALTKANMQLAEIDLIEANEAFAAQSIAVGKELEFDESKLNVNGGAIALGHPIGASGARILVTLLHEMKRRDVKSGLATLCIGGGQGVATIVTRP; via the coding sequence ATGTCGAATGAAGTCGTCATCATCAGTGCAGTTCGTTCTGCAATCGGGTCGTTCCTTGGTTCGTTGAAAGATATACCTGCAACTGATCTCGGAGCAACGGTCATAAAAGAAGCTCTCAAACGCGCTGGGGTAGCGCCGGAGAGCGTCGACGAAGTAATCATGGGGAATGTATTGCAAGCAGGGCTCGGTCAAAATCCGGCTCGGCAAGCTGCGATGAAAGCGGGACTTCCTGAAACTGTTCCTGCTCTGACCATCAACAAAGTATGCGGTTCTGGATTAAAGGCTGTCCATCTTGCCCGCCAGGCAATCCTTGCAGGAGATGCAGATATTATTGTTGCAGGCGGAATGGAAAATATGAGCCAAGCACCTTACTTACTGAAAAATGGCCGTGAAGGCTTTAAAATGGGTGACCAAAAAATAATCGATAGTATGATTTCAGACGGTCTATGGTGTGCATTTAATGATTATCATATGGGGACCACGGCTGAAAATCTATGTGACCGTTACGAAATAACTCGCGAAGAACAAGATGGATTTTCAGCAAAATCACAACAGAAAGCGGCGGCAGCAATTGAAGCCGGCACTTTCGCAGAGGAAATCGTTGCAATTGAGATTCCACAGCGCAAAGGCGATCCACTCATATTCAATCAAGACGAATATGTCAAAGCAGGAACGACTGCTGACAAGCTTGGAAAACTGCGACCGGCTTTCAAAAAGGATGGAAGCGTAACTGCAGGAAATGCATCAGGCATTAACGATGGTGCAGCTGCATTTGTTATTATGTCAAAAGAAAAAGCTGACGAGCTTGGCTTAACGCCACTCGCTACAATTGCCGCGAATGGGAATGCAGGCGTCGATCCGTCCGTTATGGGACTGGGTCCTGTGCAAGCGGTTAAAAAAGCACTGACTAAAGCAAATATGCAACTAGCCGAAATTGATTTAATTGAAGCGAACGAAGCATTCGCCGCACAATCAATCGCGGTAGGAAAAGAACTTGAATTTGATGAATCAAAACTGAATGTCAATGGCGGTGCAATTGCACTTGGCCATCCGATCGGGGCGAGTGGGGCGCGTATCTTGGTTACACTTCTTCACGAAATGAAACGTCGTGATGTAAAGTCGGGTCTTGCCACACTGTGTATTGGCGGGGGACAGGGTGTCGCAACCATCGTTACACGACCAT
- a CDS encoding hydroxymethylglutaryl-CoA lyase codes for MFILPNNVTIIEVGPRDGLQNEKKHVDENDKLAFIEALQGAGIQEMELTSFVSPKWVPQMADAKTIVEKTKKVGRQFVLAPNEKGAELAIEAGARSIAVFVGVSNTFNTKNINRTTAESIDALEPVFAKLKIDGIFIRACISTAFYCPYEGKIEIEDVVALCKRFVAMGADELSVADTIGKANPRESYELFKTLKKELPDVLLTAHFHDTRKMAIANIFASLQAGIDRFDTSAGGLGGCPFAPGATGNVATEDVVNMLDALGIETGVDVKKVCEAVQVIAPHVSRPIDTGMYRLFENDQL; via the coding sequence ATGTTCATTTTACCAAACAACGTTACAATTATCGAGGTTGGTCCGCGCGATGGACTGCAAAACGAAAAGAAGCATGTCGATGAAAACGACAAGCTGGCATTTATTGAAGCTTTACAAGGGGCAGGCATTCAGGAAATGGAGCTGACTTCGTTTGTATCTCCAAAATGGGTGCCGCAAATGGCGGATGCAAAAACAATTGTAGAAAAGACAAAGAAAGTCGGCAGGCAATTCGTCCTTGCACCAAATGAAAAAGGCGCCGAGCTTGCAATTGAAGCGGGTGCACGCAGTATTGCCGTGTTCGTCGGGGTAAGCAATACATTTAACACTAAAAATATTAACCGAACAACCGCTGAAAGCATCGACGCGCTTGAGCCCGTCTTTGCGAAACTGAAAATAGATGGCATTTTTATCCGGGCTTGCATCTCCACTGCGTTTTATTGTCCGTATGAAGGGAAGATAGAGATAGAGGATGTCGTAGCACTTTGTAAACGATTTGTCGCTATGGGAGCCGATGAGCTAAGTGTAGCGGATACGATTGGGAAAGCGAATCCGCGTGAAAGTTATGAGTTGTTTAAGACATTGAAGAAAGAACTACCTGACGTCCTATTAACAGCTCATTTCCACGATACACGCAAAATGGCGATAGCAAATATTTTTGCTTCGCTACAAGCAGGCATTGACCGATTTGATACATCTGCGGGCGGCTTAGGTGGGTGCCCCTTCGCTCCTGGTGCAACGGGCAATGTTGCGACTGAAGATGTAGTCAACATGCTCGATGCGCTTGGCATCGAAACAGGCGTTGATGTGAAAAAAGTTTGTGAAGCAGTCCAAGTGATTGCGCCGCATGTGTCGCGGCCAATTGACACAGGAATGTACAGATTGTTTGAGAACGATCAACTGTAA
- a CDS encoding alpha/beta hydrolase, protein MKRRVLYITGVISSTFTALLAIFGIVSTNRLMFLKLKDSNFILEREIISKRFDEHWYETVRKDDMWIKSPNGYLLRAIFLKPLETAKTVIICHGVTENKINSMKYARLFERLGFNSVVYDHRRHGDSGGKTTSFGYYEKNDLQAIVHAVRQRIGKRALLGIHGESMGAATTILYAGTFKDEANFHIVDCPFSDFSEQILHILRKNTPIRSSMALRIANVFLKMRDGYTLNLVSPREVVKNIVKPVLFIHSMEDDFILPYMTEELYAAKQGDKMLKLFQKGTHAKSFNDNPMQYEKTVQEFLGRFGFRD, encoded by the coding sequence TTGAAACGGCGCGTTCTTTATATAACCGGTGTGATTTCTAGTACATTCACTGCGTTACTGGCCATTTTTGGAATTGTCTCCACGAATAGGCTGATGTTTTTGAAGTTGAAGGATTCCAATTTTATTTTAGAACGAGAAATAATTTCAAAACGATTTGATGAACATTGGTATGAAACAGTGCGCAAAGATGATATGTGGATTAAGTCACCAAACGGTTATTTATTGAGGGCGATATTTCTGAAACCACTTGAAACGGCGAAAACCGTGATCATTTGTCACGGTGTAACCGAAAATAAGATTAATTCAATGAAATATGCTCGTCTTTTCGAACGGCTTGGTTTTAACTCTGTCGTCTATGATCATCGACGGCACGGGGACTCAGGCGGAAAGACAACGAGTTTCGGGTATTATGAAAAAAATGACTTGCAGGCGATTGTCCATGCCGTGCGGCAACGGATTGGAAAAAGAGCTTTGCTTGGCATCCATGGCGAATCAATGGGTGCTGCAACAACAATTTTGTATGCGGGTACATTTAAAGATGAAGCAAATTTCCATATCGTCGATTGTCCATTTTCGGACTTTTCCGAACAGATTCTTCATATTTTAAGAAAAAATACTCCTATACGCTCATCCATGGCTCTGCGTATTGCCAACGTTTTTCTTAAAATGCGTGACGGTTATACGCTGAACTTGGTCTCACCGCGTGAAGTAGTTAAAAACATTGTGAAACCTGTTCTTTTCATCCATAGTATGGAAGATGATTTCATCCTTCCCTATATGACGGAAGAATTGTACGCAGCAAAACAAGGTGACAAAATGCTGAAGCTCTTTCAAAAGGGTACCCACGCCAAATCGTTCAATGACAATCCGATGCAATACGAAAAGACAGTACAGGAGTTTCTAGGGCGATTCGGTTTCAGAGACTAA
- a CDS encoding YneF family protein produces the protein MTTVWWIVLIIVALLAGVALGFFIARQYMMKYLKDNPPINEDMLRMMMMQMGQKPSQKKINQMMAQMNKVSDKKDKKTKK, from the coding sequence ATGACTACAGTATGGTGGATCGTTTTGATCATCGTCGCGCTATTAGCAGGTGTGGCCCTCGGATTTTTCATTGCACGTCAATATATGATGAAATATTTGAAAGATAACCCGCCGATTAATGAAGACATGTTACGTATGATGATGATGCAAATGGGACAAAAACCCTCACAAAAGAAAATTAATCAAATGATGGCACAAATGAACAAAGTGAGTGACAAAAAAGATAAAAAGACTAAAAAGTAA
- the sirA gene encoding sporulation inhibitor of replication protein SirA: MRSYGIYKVKEAYQPFVIGRERLLYDLLKEDEQQNDCMLEVHYLCDKLEEKMIDEAIIANLGEGFTSIESRNGEYKLTHPVKGSILISLSSYSLNVYCDGSRMLDLDLFVALSGAADRFFAVMDGHGEWGWLKPVKTTDFRAYEEAAYL; encoded by the coding sequence TTGCGATCATACGGAATTTATAAAGTGAAAGAAGCGTACCAGCCATTCGTCATTGGACGTGAACGGCTCTTGTATGACCTATTAAAAGAGGATGAGCAACAGAATGATTGTATGCTTGAAGTCCATTACTTATGTGACAAACTTGAAGAGAAAATGATTGATGAAGCCATTATTGCAAACTTAGGTGAAGGATTCACATCGATTGAATCCAGAAACGGGGAATACAAACTGACGCATCCCGTCAAAGGATCCATTCTTATTTCGCTATCATCATATTCACTTAATGTATATTGCGATGGATCCCGTATGCTGGACTTGGATTTGTTTGTTGCGTTGTCAGGCGCAGCTGATCGTTTCTTCGCTGTCATGGACGGTCACGGGGAATGGGGATGGCTTAAACCTGTCAAAACGACTGACTTTCGTGCATATGAAGAAGCTGCATATCTATAA